A portion of the Mesotoga infera genome contains these proteins:
- a CDS encoding glucose 1-dehydrogenase: MKRFDGKVVLITGGSSGIGADSARAFAEEGASVIISDVDEEKGRELALEIKKAGGNARFMKHDVSSSQETEKVIDSIVEEFGRLDIAFNNAGIGGPSFPLSEYPLEDWERVISINLLGVFYAMKYEIQQMLKQGGGAIVNNSSILGKVGFNNASAYVAAKHAVVGLTKAAALEYASKNIRINAVNPAFIKTPLLENAGMKEGTEMYEMLVSMHPVGRLGDPREVTNAVLFLSGEEASFVHGESLMVDGGYTAR, from the coding sequence ATGAAAAGATTCGATGGAAAAGTTGTTTTAATAACAGGAGGAAGTTCAGGAATCGGAGCCGATAGTGCAAGAGCATTTGCTGAGGAAGGAGCAAGTGTAATCATTTCGGACGTTGATGAAGAAAAGGGCAGAGAGCTCGCGCTAGAGATAAAGAAAGCTGGAGGAAACGCCCGATTCATGAAACATGATGTCTCAAGTTCTCAAGAGACAGAGAAAGTGATTGACTCGATTGTCGAAGAATTCGGAAGGCTAGATATTGCCTTTAATAATGCGGGAATAGGAGGACCTTCTTTTCCACTTTCGGAATATCCCCTTGAAGATTGGGAAAGGGTTATCTCGATAAATTTGCTCGGTGTATTCTACGCAATGAAGTACGAGATCCAGCAAATGCTCAAACAAGGCGGTGGAGCAATTGTGAATAACTCTTCCATTCTAGGCAAAGTAGGCTTCAATAATGCTTCTGCCTATGTAGCCGCAAAGCATGCCGTGGTTGGATTGACGAAAGCCGCGGCTCTGGAGTACGCGAGCAAGAATATCAGGATCAATGCTGTGAACCCCGCTTTCATTAAGACACCGCTGCTTGAGAACGCTGGCATGAAAGAGGGTACTGAGATGTATGAGATGCTTGTTTCCATGCATCCAGTAGGCAGGCTTGGAGACCCAAGAGAAGTGACAAACGCAGTTCTGTTTTTGTCGGGCGAAGAAGCTTCTTTTGTTCATGGAGAATCACTAATGGTAGATGGAGGATACACAGCAAGGTAA